GAATTGGTAAAACCTATCAATGCGGGAGATCCAGCCCCAGAAAGTCTTTCAGTAGAGGAAACCAAAGCTTATAATTCATTAAGCACCTTCTTTGGAAAAAATGCAGCCTACGGGGGGATGATGGTCACCAGACCGCAGACTACAGGCTATCTGTTGTCAGATTCTCCCAGTGCGTTTGCGGCATTTTTATATGAAAAAATTGTCGAGTGGACTGAAAGTGACCTAAAACCTGAAAAAGTAATCAGTAGAGATGCGATCCTTGATGATATAACACTGTACTGGCTAACGAACACGGGGGCATCGTCTTCACGTTTTTATTGGGAAAACAATAACAATAATTTCAGTTCTCAACACCAGAAAACAAAGGATATAAAGGTTCCGGTAGCAATATCAGTTTTTCCCCATGAAATCTACCAGGCTCCCGAAAGTTGGTCCAGAGCCGCTTACCCTTCGTTGTATTATTATCATAAAGCTGCCAAAGGGGGACATTTTGCTGCCTGGGAACAGCCACAGATCTTTACTGAAGAGCTAAGAGCAGCGTTTAAACCACTCAGATAATTTGTTCAAATATCGGACTCACTTCACCTTCCGAGTTGTCTGTTTCAGGGATTAAAACGCCTGGTTGAGCTACTTTATACTGGCATATGCGTGATAATTAGTGTCTATTTGCATCACAAAACTTAAGGTTTAACAAATTAAAAAACAAAGACATGAACAGATTAGCAATTTTAATGATGATGGTTTTTATGTTGTTCTGTGGACATTCTAACGGACAGATATCAGCAGGTCAGGGAATATGGGAATGTACTCTTAAAAGAAAATCAGCCGATGAAGGAGAAATCCTGATGAAGGGGAAAATAGTACCGGAATTGCAGATGTACGAATTTGGCAACAGGACAAAAGGTCCCATCAAAATAAGCTTTAAATTTCAGCCTGACAATTCGTACCAGTCGGGAGAAAATATTAGCCGGCTCCAACCACTAAGGAAGTTTGAGCAGCTTTTGGGTATACCGGTCATTTATTCTGAGAATGAGGCTGAATTTGATCAGAAGATCAAACTGAAAGGGAAGGATGGTACAATCAGGGGAGCTATCCAGTTTATGCAATGTAGCGAACAGATATATGTTGTACCACAGGATTTTGGTGTTTCGCTAAAAATTTTCAAATAACAATTTGTAGAATTAAATTAAAATTCAGATCATGAAATCAATAAAAGAAATTTTGTACGGTTATTTCAGCAAGACAGCAATAATTGCACTTGTGGTAACAATGTCATTGGGAATAATTGCACCGTCATTACAGGCGCAGCAGACAATCCAAAAACAGGAGATACCTTCCGATACTTCGGTAAGTTCGGCATTTCAGCACACGAAAAAAATTAGGGCCGGGCTGCTTGATATAGGGTATGCAGAGGTTGGACCAAGTACCGGAAAGCCTGTTATATTGCTTCACGGATGGCCATACGATATTCACAGTTTTGAAAAATCTTCTGAGCTGCTTGCTTCGAAAGGATATCGAGTATTGGTTCCATATCTCAGAGGATACGGAACGACAGCTTTTGTATCGCCAAAGACGGTACGTAACGCTCAACAATCTGTCGTGGCACTTGATATTATTGCGTTTATGGATGCTCTGAAAATAGATAAAGCCATCATTGGTGGTTTTGACTGGGGAGCCAGGACTGCGGATATTATGGCCGCTCTTTGGCCGGAGCGTGTGTCTGCATTGGTAGCTGTGAGCGGATACCTTATCGGGAGTCCAAAAGCAAATGAGAATCCGCTGCCACCAAATGCAGAATTATTATGGTGGTATCAGTATTATTTTGCGACTGAAAGAGGATATAAAGGCTATAAGGCTAATACAGGGGCTTTCAATAAGCTGATCTGGAAAACAGCATCGCCCAAGTGGTCATTTGATGAAGAAACTTATCAGCGTTCTGCCAAAGCATTTGACAATCCTGATCATGTGGATATTGTCATCCATAATTACCGCTGGCGCCTGGGATTGACCCCTGGAGAAAAACAGTATGATGAACTCGAGGCCAAACTTGCGAAATCGCCTGATATCACGGTGCCGACAGTTACCCTTGAAGGTGATGCGAATGGCGCAGCATTTCCGCTACCTGAAAATTATGCTTCTAAATATAAAGGGAAATATGTGCATCATACTTTAACAGGGGGTATCGGGCACAACTTGCCGCAGGAAGCTCCCCGTGAATTCGCTGATGCAATTATTGAAGCAGATTCGCTGTCCAGATAATAGAGGCGGTTTTGTTCCTAGTTAATCAAATAAGAGAAATGTATAGGAAAAAAGGCTTAGTTCTTTGATGTCCGGATTGCCAATCCATATTATCCAGCACATCATTTTAATTCTCCACTTCAGGTCTTAATATACCTATTTAAGCCACTTTGAATTATTATAGTTAGAAACTTTATTATCATAACGGAAGACAAAAAGATTTTTTAGAACATAAAAACAATTAGTTAACACTTAAAACAATTAAAATGAAAACAATTACAAAAATTGATAAAGTACTTTATACAGCTAAGACTCACACAGTAGGGGGCAGAGAAGGAAGTGCTAAAAGCAGTGATGAGAAATTGGATATTTTACTTACTCCTCCGGGGTTAAATGGAAAGGGGACAAATCCTGAACAGCTTTTTGCAGCGGGATGGTCCGCCTGCTACATCGGTGCATTGGGACTTGCAGCAAAAAAACTGGGAATCGTACTTCCAAAAGATACATATGTAGATGCGGAAATAGACCTGGGATTAAACGGAGAAGCATATAGTCTTCAGGCAAGATTGTTTGTCAGTGTTCCCGGAATTAAAAATGAGATCGCGGAACAGCTTATAGAACTCGCTCACCAGACCTGTCCCTATTCAAAAGCGGTAAAAGGGAACATCAGTATTTCAACAACAATTATCTAATAACAATCGTCATGATCAAAAAAATCCAGCTTTCACTCTTAGTGATATTTACAATAGTTTTTGGCCTTTCAAGCTTAAAGGCGCAAAATAAAGATAACAGTGCAAAAATCAAAAATGTAGTTCTTGTCCATGGTGCTTTTGTAGATGGTTCTGGTTGGAGAGGAGTGTACGATATTCTGACAAAACGTGGTTATAATGTGACCATCGCTCAGATCCCACTGACTTCACTGAAAGATGACAACGAAACTGTTCGCAGGGTATTGGATAAGCTTGACGGACCAGCTGTTTTAGTGGGGCATTCCTGGGGCGGAACGGTCATTACTGAAGTAAGTTCCCATAACAATGTTGCATCATTGGTATATGTAACCGCTTTCCAGCCAGACAAAGGCGAAACTACTGATACTTGGTATTCTTCACAGCCAGGACTTCCCGAAGCGGACATCTTACCTCCGGATGCTGAAGGATTGGCCTATTATGATGTGAAAAAATTCCATGCAGGATTCGCAGCAGATCTTGATCACGATCTGGCAACATTTATGGCACATTCACAAAAACCAATATCGGCATCTTCTTTTACAGCGGTGGTAACGGCTGCTGATTGGCATACCAAACCAACATTCGGGATCATACCAACAGCGGATAAAAGTATCAACCTACTTATTCTGAGAAATATGTACAGGAGATCTGGAACAAAAGTTACAGAAATCAACGGTGCTAGTCATGCGGTATTTATTTCCCATGCAAAGGAGGTGGCAGATGTTATCATTGCTGCATCTAAATAAATGATCAATGGGAAAATTTTTTGCCATATTATATATACACTCATTTAAGTGAGCAATGTCTATATAACTCTAGCGTATTTGTATCAGCGATAACATAAAGGATTTAAATTTGCTTAATATTTTCATGATTTAGATGTAATGTATTTATTTATATGTCATATACTTTTCATCTAAAAATATCATGAAAACCAGAAGCTTTTAAATCTTCTGTTTTGCAGGAAATGGCTCAAATAATTTTTTTGTTTTTCCATAATACAAAAAGAAGCCTTCAAAAAACGAGGGCTTCTTTTGTATTCGATTTATTTATAAAAGTTTACAAAAGGAATATATAGGAAATGACGTTTCAAAAAAGGGCTTGGTAAAAAAACAGACAGAATCGTTAATTCTTGGCTGCCAATAATTCCGTGGGCGAATAACCGAATTGTTTTTTAAAAGCATATGAAAAGTGTGAAAGATTTTCGAATCCTACTTCATAACAAACTTCAATCGGCTTCATCTTCTTTTCAACAAATTGGTAATGGGCTAATTCTAACCGTTTTTTTGTCAGCCATCGCTGCGGTGTGATATTGAATATTTTACTAAAATCCCTTTTAAAAGTGGTAAGGCTTCTTCCTGTCAGATATCCAAATTTCTCCAGTGGCAAGTTGAACATAAAGTTCTTTTCCATATACGCTGCCAAGTCAATTTTTCCGGGTTCTTCAAAATTGGCAAGGACATTATCTATTCCTTTATCGATTGCACGGAGGATGCTTATTGCTTCTGTGATTTTTAATGAAGCTATATTTTGCGGAATTTCCTGCATTTCAAAATAAGGAATCAATGAGGAAAGGCAACTCTCCAGTAACGGATGATTATTGTAGTATTGTATTCTTTGTGAATGCCGTACATCGGGTTTTACATCCAGATCTGCATAGAAGTTTTTTAACATGTCCGCCGTTAAGTGCATGACAACTGTCTTATGGGGTTGCCCGTCTTTAGGATAATTGATAATGGTAGCCAGCTGATTCCTCGGGATTAAGAAAATATCACCTTTTTTAAAAAGATACGTAGCATCAGCCTGTACAATTTTTGTTTCGCCGGAAATAAACCAGATCAGCATATGACACTCGAAACTGATATCCGATTTAAAAAATTTATCCTCATAACATGACAGTTTAATATCGTCTGTAATATATTTTGCTTTATATTCCATAATGATTGCTATTTGTTTGGCTTCTAAGCTAGAATAATATATAAATATAAAAATTTCATATTGATTACTTTGCTTAAAAGCCCATTATTTGTATTTGAAGAGCCTAGTTCTTACGTTGATAATATTTTAAACAGATTGGCCGCCATCAACCAGAAAATTCGAACCGGTAATGAAAGAAGAATTGCTTCCGGATAAAAAAGTTATCAGATCCGCTACTTCATCAGGTTTGCCTAATCTGGAGAGTGGGATACTGTCAATTAATTGGTGTTCCAACTGATCATTCAATCCGATTTTGTCCATAATTTCCGTAGCAATTGGGCCGGGACTTACCGCATTCACACGGATATTCCGGGGAGCCAATTCAAGAGCAGCTATTTTGACCACTGCATTTACGGCAGCTTTACTGGCTGCATAAACCGATGCATTTGCCGGAGAAATCGTTGCCGAGGTTGACGAAAGTAATATCACAGATGCACCCTCATTGAGAATAGGAATAAACTTACTCAGTGTAAAATAAGCACCTTTGAAATTAACATTCATGATTTCGTCAAATATATCCTCTTTCATTTGTTCTATGGGGCCAAATTTTGTTATCCCCGCGTTGATCAGCAAAATATCCACTTTTCCAAATTTTCTGGTAATATCAATAACCAGTTGATCAATATCGGATAATTTGGATTGATCGGCAATCAAACCCGTTACTCCCAACTCGGCAGCAGCTTTCTCCAGGGCTTCTTTTCTTCTGCCCGTAATGATTACACTGGCAGATTTTTCTTTCAGTGCTTTTGCGGCAGCATATCCGATTCCACTGTTGCCGCCTGTAATGACGGCAACTTTATGATCTAAACTTTTCATTTTAATAAATTTGAATGATTAATTGATGTTGAATTTTACTCCTGTCATTTCTTCGCTAAGATTCCATAAGCGTATTGCTGAATTTTCATCCAACGAATATTGTTGTACACCGCTCTGATGCAGTTTTGCATTGGTTTGAACAGAAGGATCTGTTGGTAAGAGCTCTGCAATATCGTTATCTTCGAGATATACACCACCTATTGTATTCAATAATGGACTGGTCGCGGTAAAAACAGTAGTGGCAGCACCTTGGGGAATAGTTTTCAATGCAGCAAGGACTTCCGGACGAATATTTCCATCTTCATCCAAAAATCCTAATTTCTTGAATTGTTCCGGATCAGCATTTCTTCCTAATTCTGTCCCTCCGATAGAACCGGGATGTAAAGAGTATGCTCTTACATTGAAGTCTTTAGCTCGATTGTCTAACTCCATAGCAAAAAGATTACTTGCTGTTTTTGATTGACCGTAAGCCTGAAGGGTTTCATAAGTCCTGTTTTCAAAATTCGGATCTTCAAAATTAAATTCGGAATTATGATGTCCCAGAGAAGAAACATTTACAACCCTTGCTCCGTTTGCCTGTTTTAATGCGGTCCATAATCTTGCTGTAAGATGAAACTGACCTAAATAATTTGTTGCCAATTGAGATTCAATTCCACGCCCGTCACGTTGCAAAGGAACCCACATAATACCGGCATTGTTGATTAATAAATGAAGCGGTCTCCCTGATGAAATGAATTTTTCAGCAAATGTGTCAATAGAAGAGGGAGACATCATATCGACTTCCTCAATTTCAACATTTGTTATATCTTCCAGGTTTGCTTTTGCTTTTTCCATGTTTCTTGCAAGAACGATGACTGTTGCCCCGGCTAATGCCAGTGTTTTTGTTGTTTCTAACCCTATCCCTGTATTGCCACCTGTTACAACTGCGATTTTACCGGTAAGATCGATTCCCTTGATTACCTCTGTTGAAGTAGATGCTGCTGTGAAGCCAGAACCCAGCGGTTTCTGTAACGCTCCTTGATAATTGTTTGCTTTCATTTCTTGAAAATTTTGATTTTGTTATGACAAAGGTAGATGTCATTTTGACGAAGAATTTTGTTTAAACGTCCGAAATTGCTTTGTTTAAAAGACCAGTGAAAGCGTTAGTTAAATTAGTGGAATTTCAGACTGTCTAAAATAAAAGTCAAACTCCCTGTTACTGGGAGTTTGACTTTTATTTTAGATTATATTTTTATAAACCCTTTT
Above is a genomic segment from Chryseobacterium geocarposphaerae containing:
- a CDS encoding organic hydroperoxide resistance protein; this translates as MKTITKIDKVLYTAKTHTVGGREGSAKSSDEKLDILLTPPGLNGKGTNPEQLFAAGWSACYIGALGLAAKKLGIVLPKDTYVDAEIDLGLNGEAYSLQARLFVSVPGIKNEIAEQLIELAHQTCPYSKAVKGNISISTTII
- a CDS encoding alpha/beta hydrolase codes for the protein MIKKIQLSLLVIFTIVFGLSSLKAQNKDNSAKIKNVVLVHGAFVDGSGWRGVYDILTKRGYNVTIAQIPLTSLKDDNETVRRVLDKLDGPAVLVGHSWGGTVITEVSSHNNVASLVYVTAFQPDKGETTDTWYSSQPGLPEADILPPDAEGLAYYDVKKFHAGFAADLDHDLATFMAHSQKPISASSFTAVVTAADWHTKPTFGIIPTADKSINLLILRNMYRRSGTKVTEINGASHAVFISHAKEVADVIIAASK
- a CDS encoding helix-turn-helix domain-containing protein is translated as MEYKAKYITDDIKLSCYEDKFFKSDISFECHMLIWFISGETKIVQADATYLFKKGDIFLIPRNQLATIINYPKDGQPHKTVVMHLTADMLKNFYADLDVKPDVRHSQRIQYYNNHPLLESCLSSLIPYFEMQEIPQNIASLKITEAISILRAIDKGIDNVLANFEEPGKIDLAAYMEKNFMFNLPLEKFGYLTGRSLTTFKRDFSKIFNITPQRWLTKKRLELAHYQFVEKKMKPIEVCYEVGFENLSHFSYAFKKQFGYSPTELLAAKN
- a CDS encoding alpha/beta fold hydrolase, with the translated sequence MKSIKEILYGYFSKTAIIALVVTMSLGIIAPSLQAQQTIQKQEIPSDTSVSSAFQHTKKIRAGLLDIGYAEVGPSTGKPVILLHGWPYDIHSFEKSSELLASKGYRVLVPYLRGYGTTAFVSPKTVRNAQQSVVALDIIAFMDALKIDKAIIGGFDWGARTADIMAALWPERVSALVAVSGYLIGSPKANENPLPPNAELLWWYQYYFATERGYKGYKANTGAFNKLIWKTASPKWSFDEETYQRSAKAFDNPDHVDIVIHNYRWRLGLTPGEKQYDELEAKLAKSPDITVPTVTLEGDANGAAFPLPENYASKYKGKYVHHTLTGGIGHNLPQEAPREFADAIIEADSLSR
- a CDS encoding SDR family NAD(P)-dependent oxidoreductase, which translates into the protein MKANNYQGALQKPLGSGFTAASTSTEVIKGIDLTGKIAVVTGGNTGIGLETTKTLALAGATVIVLARNMEKAKANLEDITNVEIEEVDMMSPSSIDTFAEKFISSGRPLHLLINNAGIMWVPLQRDGRGIESQLATNYLGQFHLTARLWTALKQANGARVVNVSSLGHHNSEFNFEDPNFENRTYETLQAYGQSKTASNLFAMELDNRAKDFNVRAYSLHPGSIGGTELGRNADPEQFKKLGFLDEDGNIRPEVLAALKTIPQGAATTVFTATSPLLNTIGGVYLEDNDIAELLPTDPSVQTNAKLHQSGVQQYSLDENSAIRLWNLSEEMTGVKFNIN
- a CDS encoding SDR family NAD(P)-dependent oxidoreductase, coding for MKSLDHKVAVITGGNSGIGYAAAKALKEKSASVIITGRRKEALEKAAAELGVTGLIADQSKLSDIDQLVIDITRKFGKVDILLINAGITKFGPIEQMKEDIFDEIMNVNFKGAYFTLSKFIPILNEGASVILLSSTSATISPANASVYAASKAAVNAVVKIAALELAPRNIRVNAVSPGPIATEIMDKIGLNDQLEHQLIDSIPLSRLGKPDEVADLITFLSGSNSSFITGSNFLVDGGQSV